The Ornithinibacillus sp. 4-3 region TTATTGCAAATGCAAATGAAAGCATGTTAATCGCATCAGAAGAAACATTTGGACCTGTAGCGCCAATCTTTACATTTAAAGATGAAGAAGAAATTGTAGAAAAGGCAAATCACCCTACTTATGGACTTGCAGCTTATTGCTTTACTAGCAATCTAGGACGTAGTATGCGTATGATGCAAGAACTTGAGTTTGGAATTGTTGGAATTAACGATACTTCACCAGGGGGAGTGCAAGCTCCATTTGGAGGAGTTAAAGAGAGTGGAATTGGTAAAGAAGGCGGACAATATGGTATCCGTGAGTATTTAGAAGAGAAAGCAGTGTCTATTCGTCTCGTATAATTTAGAGGCAAGGAAGTGCACTTAATTAAAGGAGGGTATTAAACATGAGTTTAATTAACGAATTAGTAGAATTAGATAAAAAACATTTTATTCATCCGACATCATCTATTCAAGATCAACAAGAAAAGGGACCAAAAGCGATCATTGAAAAAGGTGAAGGAATTTATTTAACGGATATCGAAGGAAATGTTTACATTGATGGTATGTCATCATTATGGAATGTTAATATTGGACATGGAAACAAAGAATTAGCGGAGACTGCAAAAGAGCAAATTGAAAAATTAGCATTTACTTCTACTTTTTCTACGTTTAGTCATGAGCCAGCAATTCGTTTAGCAGCAAAAATCGCATCACTTGCACCTGAAGGCATGAATGCAGTGTTCTTTACTTCAGGTGGTTCAGAGTCTAATGATTCTGCTGTTAAATTAATTCGTCATTACTGGAAAATACAAGGAAAACCTGAGCGTAACAAGATTATTGCACTTAGCCGTGGATATCACGGAGTAGCAGCAGCCTCTACAAGTGTAACAGGAATTCCTGAGTTCTGGGATATGGCTGGTCATATGATTACCGGAACAACTCATGCAGATACCCACTATACTCGTGGAACAGAAAAATCAATTGCTTCCTTACGTGCAGTAATTGAAAGAGAAGGTCCAGAAACAGTTGGTGCGTTTATTGCAGAACCTATTCAAGGTGCAGGTGGAGTAATTGTGCCTCCAGCGGATTACTTTAAAGAAATTCGCAAAGTTTGTGATGAGTATGGAATTTTATTCGTAGCAGATGAAGTTATAACTGGTTTTGCGCGAACTGGAAAAATGTTTGGTATTGAAAATTATGGTGTGACACCAGACTTAATGACATTTGCTAAAGGAGTAACAAGTGGTTATATTCCTTTAGGAGGAGTAATCGTTTCTGATGCAGTTCATGATGTGTTAAAAGAGAAGTCGAAGGGCGTTCTTTTCCATGGCTTTACTTATAGTGGACACCCTACTGCAGCAGCAGTTGCTTTAAAGAATATTGAAATTATGGAAAGAGATAATCTAGTAG contains the following coding sequences:
- a CDS encoding aspartate aminotransferase family protein, with the translated sequence MSLINELVELDKKHFIHPTSSIQDQQEKGPKAIIEKGEGIYLTDIEGNVYIDGMSSLWNVNIGHGNKELAETAKEQIEKLAFTSTFSTFSHEPAIRLAAKIASLAPEGMNAVFFTSGGSESNDSAVKLIRHYWKIQGKPERNKIIALSRGYHGVAAASTSVTGIPEFWDMAGHMITGTTHADTHYTRGTEKSIASLRAVIEREGPETVGAFIAEPIQGAGGVIVPPADYFKEIRKVCDEYGILFVADEVITGFARTGKMFGIENYGVTPDLMTFAKGVTSGYIPLGGVIVSDAVHDVLKEKSKGVLFHGFTYSGHPTAAAVALKNIEIMERDNLVENSRKMGEVLLDGFKKIKEKLNIVGDVRGVGLLGAVELLEDPATDKHFDPSLKVAGRVIEALHQRGVICRPVSYEGTDIICFCPPLIINEEQVNTMLDKLHDAILEVQNELGL